The Cognatishimia activa nucleotide sequence CGTGCAGCGCGTATCGTGGCGCCGATCATGCTCAAACAGAAATATGGATCGATCATCAATATCTCGACCTTTGCAGCATTCGAGCCGGATCCGGTTTTTCCAACCTCAGGAGTAATGCGAGCAGGGCTTGCGGCCTATACCAAGCTGTTTGCGGATAAATATGCCGCCGAGAATGTGCGGATGAATAACGTCTTGCCGGGCTTCATAGACAGCCTACCTGAAAACCCCGATTGGAAAGCGCGTATTCCGATGGACCGCTATGGCAAATCCTATGAAGAAATTGCGTCGACAGTCGCATTTTTAGCCTCTGATGGTGCAGGATATATCACAGGTCAAAACATTCGGGTTGATGGTGGTATCACTCGTTCTGTTTGATCCGAAAGAACATCCCAGAGTACCCTGTTTGGCGATGCGCATAGGCACTTTTAGCTGCGCCTGTGCAATCGATCATATTTCATGGCAATGGCTGCTCAGGCCAAACAGGGCTCAATTCTACTCCAGTTGTGAGAACTGAGTGGCAAAACTCTTCGTGATGGAATGCAAACCGCACGACTAACCGAGGTTAAATCTAACCTAGGCGCTTAAAGTCTGTCTAAGGTATTGAGAACTAATGGAGGCGAGTACCGGAATCGAACCGGTGTACACGGATTTGCAATTATTTAGACAATAATAAAAACAGTTAATTACACTTTAGTGTGTAACAAAGTGTGTAAGTTTTTGTGTCGCGTAAACGAATATTTTGTCATATTTATTTCGATCCACAACATAGCTCGGGCCAAGGAAACTTGAATGAAGTTTGAGCGGAATGCCAATATTCGCTGGGTCCCACACCAATGTCGAAAATGCGGACAAAGTAGATTTTGTCT carries:
- a CDS encoding SDR family oxidoreductase, whose translation is MADQKVAIIMGGGSGMGADSARRLAENGFHVAILSSSGKGEALAKGLGGIGMTGTNRSSEDMQKLVDMAMDKWGRIDVLVNSAGHGPRAAVLEISDAYWHEGMEVYFLNAVRAARIVAPIMLKQKYGSIINISTFAAFEPDPVFPTSGVMRAGLAAYTKLFADKYAAENVRMNNVLPGFIDSLPENPDWKARIPMDRYGKSYEEIASTVAFLASDGAGYITGQNIRVDGGITRSV